One window of Hymenobacter sp. BRD128 genomic DNA carries:
- a CDS encoding phytoene/squalene synthase family protein has protein sequence MDHEQLFTDTSLACAQLITRRYSTSFSLGIRTLDKALHRAIYAVYGFVRWADEIVDTFHSRDKAALLASFERDTYAAIAAGFSLNPVLHAFQWAVNTYQIDHEFIDAFLRSMEMDLEDRNYRQELYEQYIYGSAEVVGLMCLRVFCQGQPVLFEQLKAPARRLGAAFQKVNFLRDIRSDYEERGRVYFPGLRYEQFDDEAKRAVEADIRADFEAAYAGIQQLPRQARLGVYLAYIYYLKLFQKLRRAPATQVLAERVRLPDNTKLLLLAGSWLRYRLRAV, from the coding sequence ATGGACCACGAACAGCTTTTTACCGACACCAGCCTGGCGTGCGCGCAGCTCATCACGCGGCGCTACAGTACGTCGTTTTCGCTGGGCATCCGCACCCTCGATAAGGCGCTGCACCGGGCTATTTATGCGGTGTATGGCTTTGTGCGCTGGGCCGATGAAATCGTGGACACCTTTCACAGCCGCGATAAGGCGGCGCTGCTGGCTAGCTTTGAGCGCGACACCTACGCCGCCATTGCCGCGGGTTTTAGCCTGAACCCGGTGCTGCACGCCTTTCAGTGGGCCGTGAATACGTATCAGATTGACCACGAGTTTATTGATGCCTTTCTGCGGAGTATGGAAATGGACTTGGAGGACCGCAACTACCGCCAGGAGCTCTACGAGCAGTACATATATGGCTCGGCCGAAGTAGTAGGTTTGATGTGCCTGCGCGTGTTCTGCCAGGGTCAGCCGGTGCTGTTTGAACAGCTGAAGGCGCCGGCCCGGCGGCTCGGAGCCGCGTTTCAGAAGGTGAATTTTCTGCGCGATATCCGCTCCGACTACGAAGAGCGCGGCCGGGTATATTTTCCCGGCCTGCGCTATGAGCAGTTTGATGACGAAGCCAAGCGGGCAGTAGAAGCCGACATCCGGGCCGATTTTGAGGCGGCCTACGCGGGCATTCAGCAGCTGCCGCGTCAGGCGCGGCTAGGGGTGTACCTGGCTTATATCTACTACCTTAAGCTGTTTCAGAAATTGCGCCGCGCCCCGGCTACCCAGGTGCTGGCCGAGCGCGTGCGCCTGCCCGACAATACCAAGCTGCTGCTACTGGCCGGCTCGTGGCTGCGCTACCGCCTGCGGGCGGTGTAG
- a CDS encoding GNAT family N-acetyltransferase, with translation MTTVEKVTDLRDLDAAFTIREKVFVGEQNVPAEAEYDAHDRAATTRHYLARVEGQPAGAARWRPTDHGVKLERFAVLPEFRNHGVGEALVHRVLADVRAEAPEAAQVYLHAQLRAIPLYERTGFSKQGLMFEECDIQHYKMVLG, from the coding sequence ATGACCACCGTTGAAAAAGTAACCGACCTGCGCGACCTCGACGCGGCCTTTACCATCCGCGAAAAAGTATTTGTGGGCGAGCAAAATGTGCCCGCCGAGGCCGAATACGACGCCCACGACCGCGCGGCCACCACCCGTCACTACCTGGCTAGGGTAGAGGGCCAGCCCGCCGGCGCCGCCCGCTGGCGCCCCACCGACCACGGCGTGAAGCTGGAGCGCTTTGCCGTGCTGCCCGAGTTCCGCAACCACGGCGTGGGCGAGGCCCTCGTGCACCGCGTGCTGGCCGATGTGCGCGCCGAAGCCCCCGAGGCGGCCCAGGTGTACCTGCACGCCCAGCTGCGCGCCATCCCGCTCTACGAGCGCACCGGCTTCAGCAAACAAGGGCTGATGTTTGAGGAGTGCGACATTCAGCACTACAAAATGGTGCTGGGCTAG
- a CDS encoding 4-hydroxy-3-methylbut-2-enyl diphosphate reductase, whose product MQSGLHLSVRIDPNSGFCFGVIYAIQMAEDLLEEQGYLYCLGDIVHNDEEVQRLENKGLRIIGHEQFAGLRNEAVLIRAHGEPPSTYQQAMENNLTLIDASCPVVLKLQNRIKASFDRREKIFIYGKHGHAEVVGLLGQTSGEAVVFENLDELLRHELPENITLYSQTTKSTDSFYRIKNELQERGFQVNANDTICRQVSNRDEALRRFAAQFDQIVFVSGTKSSNGKVLYQVCKDTNPQTHFVSNVEQLCPSWFAPGQSVGICGATSTPMWLMEQVRDALERL is encoded by the coding sequence ATGCAGTCCGGTTTGCACCTCAGCGTTCGTATTGACCCTAACTCGGGCTTCTGCTTTGGCGTGATTTACGCCATTCAGATGGCCGAAGACCTGCTTGAGGAGCAGGGATATCTCTATTGCCTGGGTGATATCGTGCACAACGACGAGGAGGTGCAACGCCTGGAAAACAAGGGCTTGCGCATTATCGGCCACGAGCAGTTTGCCGGGCTGCGCAACGAGGCCGTCCTCATTCGGGCGCACGGCGAGCCGCCGAGCACCTACCAGCAGGCGATGGAAAACAACCTGACCCTCATCGATGCCAGTTGCCCGGTGGTGCTCAAGCTCCAGAATCGCATCAAGGCCAGCTTCGACCGCCGCGAAAAAATCTTTATCTACGGCAAGCACGGCCACGCCGAAGTGGTGGGCCTGCTCGGCCAGACCAGCGGCGAGGCAGTCGTGTTTGAAAACCTCGACGAGCTGCTGCGCCACGAATTGCCCGAAAATATCACGCTCTACAGCCAGACTACCAAGAGCACCGATTCTTTCTATCGCATCAAGAATGAGCTGCAAGAGCGGGGCTTCCAAGTAAATGCCAACGATACTATCTGCCGGCAGGTGAGCAACCGCGATGAGGCGCTACGGCGCTTCGCGGCCCAGTTCGACCAGATTGTGTTTGTGTCGGGCACCAAAAGCTCGAACGGCAAAGTACTCTACCAGGTGTGCAAAGACACCAATCCGCAGACGCATTTCGTGTCCAATGTAGAGCAGCTGTGCCCTAGCTGGTTTGCGCCGGGCCAGTCGGTGGGCATTTGCGGGGCCACCAGCACGCCCATGTGGCTGATGGAGCAGGTGCGCGACGCGCTGGAACGCCTCTAG
- a CDS encoding fatty acid desaturase, which yields MGRKGVVSALLILAAWAGLLTFLLGFYRPDWHSPAPYLLVLLQTHLYTGLYITAHDAMHGVVSPDKRLNNAIGTVCALLFAYNWFPRQLPKHHNHHRHVGTEADPDFHPTDHPGFLPWLARFAWNYVTWWQVLLMAVTYNVLKVWLPQVNVIAFWMVPAVLATLQLFFFGTYLPHRGEHEPDNKHKSRSQLRHHVWAFVSCYFFGYHYEHHDQPYLPWWRLWQTK from the coding sequence ATTGGCCGCAAGGGCGTGGTTTCGGCGCTGCTCATTCTGGCGGCGTGGGCGGGGCTACTCACGTTCTTGCTGGGCTTTTACCGGCCCGACTGGCACTCGCCGGCGCCTTACCTGCTGGTGCTGCTGCAAACGCACTTATACACCGGGCTTTACATTACGGCGCACGATGCCATGCACGGCGTGGTAAGCCCTGATAAGCGGCTAAATAATGCCATCGGCACGGTGTGCGCGCTGCTGTTTGCCTACAACTGGTTTCCGCGGCAGCTGCCCAAGCACCACAACCACCACCGCCACGTAGGCACCGAGGCCGACCCCGATTTTCACCCCACCGACCACCCTGGCTTTCTGCCCTGGCTAGCCCGCTTCGCCTGGAACTACGTGACCTGGTGGCAGGTGCTACTCATGGCCGTGACGTATAACGTGCTGAAAGTCTGGCTTCCGCAGGTCAATGTCATTGCCTTCTGGATGGTGCCGGCCGTGCTGGCCACGCTGCAATTATTCTTCTTTGGCACCTACCTGCCGCACCGCGGCGAGCACGAGCCCGACAATAAGCACAAGTCGCGCAGCCAGCTGCGGCACCACGTGTGGGCCTTCGTGAGCTGCTACTTTTTTGGCTACCACTACGAGCACCACGACCAGCCTTACCTGCCGTGGTGGCGCCTGTGGCAAACCAAGTAG
- a CDS encoding ComEC/Rec2 family competence protein, with protein sequence MLQWSSAPFLRVALAFILGVVGYFYLGPAWAGSAAPWAAGLVLAYWLGWFWSRRRASPAAHDAVGIVGLLAVVALGFARSQAVTESRWPDHLGPLAPRIEFYRATVDEAPVVRANTFATTVRVQAVRVAGRWQRASGGIRLSLPRHETADSVPAPRYGEVWLVQGRPELSKGPANLGEFDYRRYLQTHQVYYAQFVHRGQYKVLGYAPLSWPVALSQRAAAVLDGVLRRYVPSRREYALGTALVLGFKDDIDHDTKQAYADTGTTHIMAVSGLQVGLLFAALRWLLARVPLGGSPLRRRLLTAGLGLALIWSYALLTGLSASVLRATVMFTLVIIGQAWERQSSLFNTLSAAAFCLLLYNPYLLCDVGFQLSFLAVLSIVYLQPTIVRWLDVRNAVLDRQRSWHTPAIQKAWRAAAGLADAAWQLTALSLAAQVATFPLGLYYFHQFPFSFLLSNLLAVPISSLAVYVGVVLLLAKGLVACVGLALPAAVNAVLGYLPKAIGWVFQGLIWLFNEYIFLIGRWLPGAVVGSVHLSQAQTLLIFLLIGAFCVFLASRRLAWAGWCVALLALYAGSRVAEARAVAPLREFVVYSIPRRSVVGFWQGAAPEFVTADSLPLSETERTYRLKPSLILRRTRAPRYCVGWQGTRVPARRLAPPDSLAQTFRYPPAPLVLAQWRGLRVAFVSGSLRRLASPAPALRADIIVLRRNAYLYPDALAAHFGAGAQVVFDSSCKRWYVARQDSALRAAGFRTWDVNEQGAFSYALPPGR encoded by the coding sequence ATGCTACAGTGGTCCTCGGCTCCTTTTCTGCGCGTGGCGCTGGCTTTTATTCTGGGCGTGGTGGGCTACTTCTACCTGGGGCCGGCCTGGGCGGGCAGCGCCGCGCCCTGGGCGGCGGGGCTGGTGCTGGCCTACTGGCTAGGCTGGTTCTGGAGCCGGCGCCGGGCTAGCCCGGCGGCTCACGATGCCGTGGGCATTGTGGGCCTGCTGGCCGTAGTGGCCCTGGGCTTCGCCCGCAGCCAGGCCGTGACGGAAAGCCGCTGGCCCGACCACCTCGGCCCGCTAGCCCCGCGCATCGAGTTTTACCGCGCCACCGTGGACGAGGCGCCCGTGGTGCGGGCCAATACCTTCGCCACCACCGTGCGGGTGCAGGCCGTGCGGGTGGCCGGGCGCTGGCAGCGGGCGAGCGGCGGCATCCGCCTCAGCCTGCCGCGCCACGAAACCGCCGACTCGGTGCCGGCCCCGCGCTACGGCGAGGTGTGGCTGGTGCAGGGCCGCCCCGAGCTGAGCAAAGGCCCCGCCAACCTGGGTGAGTTTGACTACCGCCGCTACCTCCAAACGCACCAGGTCTACTACGCGCAGTTTGTGCACCGGGGCCAGTATAAAGTGCTGGGCTACGCGCCCTTAAGCTGGCCGGTGGCCCTTAGCCAGCGGGCCGCGGCCGTGCTCGACGGTGTGCTGCGCCGCTACGTGCCCAGCCGCCGCGAGTACGCGCTGGGCACGGCGCTCGTGCTGGGCTTCAAAGACGATATCGACCACGATACCAAGCAGGCCTACGCCGACACCGGCACCACGCACATCATGGCCGTGAGCGGCTTGCAGGTGGGGCTGCTGTTTGCGGCCCTGCGGTGGCTGTTGGCGCGGGTGCCGCTGGGCGGTTCCCCGCTGCGCCGCCGGCTGCTCACGGCCGGGCTGGGGCTAGCCCTCATCTGGAGCTACGCCCTGCTGACGGGTCTTTCGGCCTCGGTGCTGCGGGCCACGGTCATGTTTACGCTCGTCATCATTGGGCAGGCCTGGGAGCGGCAGAGCAGTCTCTTCAACACGCTGAGCGCGGCGGCGTTTTGTTTGCTCCTGTATAATCCGTATTTGCTCTGCGACGTCGGGTTTCAGCTCTCGTTTCTGGCCGTGCTGAGCATTGTGTACCTGCAGCCTACCATCGTGCGCTGGCTCGATGTGCGCAATGCTGTGCTCGACCGCCAGCGCAGCTGGCACACCCCGGCCATTCAAAAAGCCTGGCGCGCCGCCGCCGGGCTAGCCGATGCCGCCTGGCAGCTCACGGCGCTGTCGCTGGCGGCGCAGGTGGCCACGTTTCCACTGGGGCTATATTATTTTCACCAGTTCCCGTTTAGCTTTCTGCTGTCTAATCTCCTTGCGGTACCCATTTCCAGCCTGGCCGTGTACGTAGGCGTGGTGCTGCTGCTGGCGAAAGGCTTGGTGGCTTGCGTCGGGCTAGCCCTGCCGGCCGCCGTCAATGCCGTGCTCGGCTACCTGCCGAAAGCCATCGGCTGGGTATTTCAAGGCCTAATCTGGCTTTTCAACGAATACATTTTCCTCATTGGCCGCTGGCTGCCGGGCGCGGTGGTAGGTAGCGTGCACCTTAGCCAGGCCCAAACGTTGCTGATTTTCTTGCTGATAGGGGCATTTTGCGTATTCCTAGCCTCGCGGCGATTAGCCTGGGCAGGCTGGTGCGTAGCGCTGCTCGCCCTGTATGCCGGCAGCCGGGTGGCCGAGGCGCGGGCCGTGGCGCCGCTGCGTGAGTTTGTGGTCTACAGCATTCCCCGCCGCTCGGTGGTGGGCTTCTGGCAGGGCGCGGCGCCCGAGTTTGTCACCGCCGACTCGCTGCCGCTCTCCGAAACTGAGCGCACCTACCGCCTCAAGCCCAGCCTGATACTGCGCCGCACCCGCGCCCCGCGCTACTGCGTGGGCTGGCAAGGTACCCGCGTGCCCGCCCGCCGGCTAGCCCCGCCCGATAGCCTGGCGCAAACCTTCCGCTACCCGCCCGCGCCGCTGGTGCTGGCGCAGTGGCGCGGCCTGCGCGTGGCCTTCGTGAGCGGCAGCCTGCGCCGGCTGGCTAGCCCCGCGCCTGCCCTCCGGGCCGACATCATTGTGCTGCGCCGCAATGCCTACCTCTACCCCGACGCGCTGGCCGCGCACTTCGGCGCCGGTGCGCAGGTGGTGTTCGACTCGTCGTGCAAGCGTTGGTACGTGGCCCGGCAAGACTCGGCGCTGCGCGCCGCCGGCTTCCGCACCTGGGATGTAAACGAGCAGGGCGCCTTCAGCTACGCGCTGCCGCCCGGCCGCTGA
- a CDS encoding NAD(P)/FAD-dependent oxidoreductase — MASSTATPAAVVIGAGFAGLAAATTLAQAGWQVTLLEKNSGPGGRARVFEAEGFTFDMGPSWYWMPDVFEQYFRRFGKRVADYYELVRLDPSYQVVFEGDDAVGVPASLPALRQFFENLEPGSAARLDEFLAQAKYKYDVGINKFVHLPSRSITEFIDWEIVKGAVRLDLLQSMAKHARKFFSHPKLLKLIEFPVLFLGATPENTPALYSLMNYADLALGTWYPTGGMHQIVRGMVALAEELGVKIEYDQEVREIVVERGHATGVRTASSFWPARAVVAGADYHHIEQQVLAPEYRHYSPAYWDARTMAPSSLLFYLGVNRKLAKLLHHNLFFDEDFSQHAHEIYEAPQWPSRPLFYASVPSKTDPTVAPEGQENLFLLIPVAPGLDDPEATRERYYNLLMDRLEKHCGHPIREHVVYKRSYAHRDFVADYHSFKGNAYGLANTLKQTAILKPTLKSKKVDNLYFTGQLTVPGPGVPPSLISGQVVAGEVLKEINK, encoded by the coding sequence TTGGCTTCTTCCACCGCTACTCCCGCCGCCGTTGTCATTGGCGCGGGCTTTGCCGGCCTCGCGGCGGCTACCACGCTAGCCCAGGCCGGCTGGCAGGTTACCTTGCTCGAAAAGAACAGTGGCCCCGGCGGCCGGGCGCGGGTGTTTGAAGCGGAAGGCTTTACCTTCGATATGGGCCCGAGCTGGTACTGGATGCCCGACGTATTTGAGCAGTATTTTCGGCGTTTTGGCAAGCGCGTGGCCGACTACTACGAGCTGGTGCGCCTCGACCCCTCGTACCAAGTTGTTTTCGAAGGTGATGACGCGGTAGGTGTCCCCGCTAGCCTGCCCGCGCTGCGCCAGTTCTTTGAAAACCTGGAGCCCGGCAGCGCGGCGCGGCTCGACGAGTTTCTGGCTCAGGCCAAGTACAAGTACGACGTCGGCATCAACAAATTTGTGCACCTGCCCAGTCGCTCCATCACCGAGTTTATCGACTGGGAAATCGTGAAAGGCGCCGTGCGGCTCGACCTGCTGCAAAGCATGGCCAAGCACGCGCGCAAGTTCTTCAGCCATCCCAAGCTGCTCAAGCTCATCGAGTTTCCGGTGCTGTTTCTGGGCGCCACGCCTGAAAATACGCCCGCCCTCTACTCGCTCATGAACTACGCCGACCTGGCGCTCGGCACCTGGTATCCTACAGGCGGCATGCACCAGATAGTGCGCGGCATGGTAGCGCTGGCCGAGGAGCTAGGGGTCAAAATTGAGTACGACCAGGAAGTGCGTGAAATTGTGGTTGAGCGCGGCCACGCCACCGGCGTGCGCACCGCCAGCAGCTTCTGGCCAGCCCGCGCGGTGGTAGCCGGGGCCGACTACCATCACATTGAGCAGCAGGTGCTGGCCCCCGAATACCGGCACTACTCGCCGGCCTACTGGGATGCGCGCACCATGGCGCCGTCGTCGCTGCTCTTTTACCTGGGCGTGAACCGCAAGCTGGCCAAGCTGCTGCACCACAACCTGTTTTTCGACGAGGATTTCAGCCAGCACGCCCACGAGATATACGAGGCGCCGCAGTGGCCGAGCCGGCCGTTGTTCTACGCCTCGGTGCCCAGCAAAACCGACCCCACAGTGGCACCCGAAGGCCAGGAAAACCTGTTTCTGCTCATTCCGGTAGCCCCTGGCCTCGACGACCCCGAGGCCACCCGCGAGAGGTACTATAACCTCTTAATGGACCGGTTGGAAAAGCACTGCGGCCACCCCATCCGCGAGCACGTGGTGTACAAGCGCAGCTATGCCCACCGCGACTTTGTGGCCGACTATCATTCCTTCAAGGGTAATGCCTACGGACTAGCCAATACCTTGAAGCAAACTGCCATTCTCAAGCCTACTCTGAAGAGTAAAAAAGTTGATAACTTGTACTTTACGGGCCAGCTCACGGTGCCAGGGCCGGGCGTGCCGCCCTCACTCATCTCGGGCCAGGTGGTGGCCGGCGAAGTTTTGAAGGAAATCAACAAGTAA
- a CDS encoding PhoH family protein has translation MVEKVITLENVSLVDFLGADNQNIRRIAAAFPGSKIVSRGNEIKVQGPAEVISRVNDILSSLIEHYHQYGAITDRDVNQYLSATSEEAEGRVLAASPDVILFGAKGGVIKAKTPNQQKLVDTVMKHDLTFTLGPAGTGKTYISVALAVRALKNKEVKKIIISRPVVEAGESLGFLPGDMKEKVDPYLRPIYDALEDMIPAEKLKFYQENKIIEIAPLAYMRGRTLNNAFVLLDEAQNTTPSQIKMFLTRMGPSAKVMVNGDRSQIDLPTRQKSGLMQALDILRDVRGIGFVEMTADDVVRHRLVKEIVQAYDKFDVAEQRREAEFKQRRRDGNERHNGHRPAEREDAELPVNHEQSL, from the coding sequence TTGGTCGAAAAAGTCATCACCCTCGAAAATGTGTCCCTGGTTGACTTCCTAGGGGCCGATAACCAGAATATTCGTCGTATTGCGGCTGCTTTTCCGGGCAGTAAAATCGTGTCCCGGGGCAACGAAATCAAAGTCCAAGGCCCTGCCGAAGTCATCTCGCGGGTCAATGATATTCTCAGCTCGCTCATCGAGCACTACCACCAGTACGGCGCCATCACCGACCGTGATGTAAACCAATACTTATCAGCTACTTCCGAGGAAGCCGAGGGCCGCGTGCTGGCCGCCTCGCCCGACGTTATTCTCTTCGGGGCCAAGGGCGGCGTTATCAAGGCCAAAACGCCCAACCAGCAGAAGCTGGTGGATACCGTGATGAAGCACGACCTCACCTTCACGCTCGGTCCCGCCGGCACCGGCAAAACCTATATTTCGGTGGCGCTGGCCGTGCGAGCCCTTAAGAATAAGGAGGTTAAGAAAATTATTATCTCGCGCCCCGTGGTGGAAGCCGGCGAAAGCCTCGGATTCTTGCCCGGCGACATGAAGGAGAAGGTTGACCCCTACCTGCGCCCGATTTACGACGCCCTGGAGGACATGATTCCGGCCGAAAAGCTGAAATTCTACCAGGAAAATAAGATTATCGAAATCGCCCCGCTTGCTTACATGCGCGGCCGCACACTCAACAATGCCTTCGTGCTGCTCGACGAGGCCCAGAATACCACGCCCTCGCAAATCAAGATGTTCCTGACCCGCATGGGCCCGAGTGCGAAGGTGATGGTAAACGGCGACCGCAGCCAGATTGACTTGCCCACCCGCCAGAAGTCGGGCCTCATGCAGGCGCTTGATATTCTGCGCGATGTGCGCGGCATCGGCTTCGTGGAGATGACTGCCGACGATGTGGTGCGCCACCGCCTGGTAAAGGAAATCGTGCAGGCCTACGACAAATTTGACGTGGCCGAGCAGCGCCGCGAGGCCGAATTCAAGCAGCGCCGCCGCGATGGCAACGAGCGCCACAACGGCCACCGGCCGGCCGAAAGAGAGGACGCCGAGCTGCCCGTTAATCATGAGCAGTCGCTGTAA
- a CDS encoding sterol desaturase family protein, whose amino-acid sequence MSLFLALAITLATFAFMEFWAWFMHKYVQHGPLWVLHRSHHVRPSPRPFERNDWFFVIYGAISAVLFITGDNGAHWWFWVGVGIATYGTVYFFVHDGLIHGRLPFWKKTDSVYLRALNMAHKMHHKTQERDHSEEFGLLWVSPKYLRLARQQAARKAQ is encoded by the coding sequence ATGAGCCTCTTCCTTGCCCTAGCCATCACCCTCGCTACGTTCGCCTTCATGGAGTTCTGGGCGTGGTTTATGCACAAGTACGTGCAGCACGGGCCGCTGTGGGTGCTGCACCGCTCGCACCACGTGCGGCCCAGCCCGCGTCCATTTGAGCGAAACGACTGGTTTTTTGTGATTTATGGGGCTATTTCGGCCGTTCTTTTTATCACTGGTGATAATGGCGCCCACTGGTGGTTTTGGGTGGGCGTGGGCATTGCGACCTACGGCACGGTGTATTTTTTTGTGCACGACGGCCTAATTCACGGCCGCCTGCCCTTCTGGAAAAAAACGGACAGTGTGTATTTGCGGGCCCTGAATATGGCCCACAAAATGCACCACAAAACCCAGGAGCGCGACCATTCCGAGGAGTTTGGCTTACTCTGGGTGTCGCCCAAATACCTGCGGCTAGCCCGCCAGCAGGCCGCCCGCAAGGCGCAGTGA
- a CDS encoding RNA polymerase sigma factor, producing the protein MTSLEFTSQVQKISSSLRPVAMNLTRDADDAKDLVQETLLKALLNKDKFKAGTNLKAWLYTIMRNTFINNYNKITKRSSNIDSTEYFQYFNTDENYITHNGATTDFVVRDINEAIASLGTDYRTPFMMYYIGYKYLEIAEKLQIPIGTVKNRIHIARKDLKAALKVYAPAGADRAGAEAEVAED; encoded by the coding sequence ATGACTTCTCTGGAATTCACCTCCCAAGTGCAGAAAATATCGTCTTCGCTCCGCCCCGTGGCCATGAACCTCACCCGCGATGCGGATGATGCGAAAGACCTGGTGCAGGAAACGCTGCTGAAGGCGCTGCTCAACAAGGACAAGTTTAAAGCGGGTACTAACTTGAAGGCGTGGTTGTACACCATCATGCGCAACACCTTCATTAACAATTATAATAAGATTACCAAGCGTAGCTCCAACATCGATTCGACGGAGTACTTCCAGTACTTCAACACCGATGAGAACTACATTACGCACAATGGCGCTACCACCGATTTTGTGGTGCGCGATATCAATGAGGCCATCGCCAGCCTGGGCACCGACTACCGCACGCCCTTCATGATGTACTACATCGGCTACAAATACCTCGAAATCGCCGAGAAGCTCCAGATTCCGATTGGTACCGTAAAAAACCGCATTCATATTGCCCGTAAAGACCTTAAAGCTGCTCTCAAAGTATACGCTCCTGCCGGCGCCGACCGTGCTGGTGCCGAGGCCGAAGTAGCTGAAGACTAA
- a CDS encoding MerR family transcriptional regulator: protein MAHYSISDLEQLSGVKAHTIRIWEQRYNLLKPSRTTTNIRTYGEADLRRLLNVATLCSRGQRISQVVRLSEEECQAAALALCNEVKPADGPRLNALLAATLDLDEPGLHRLFDQAIEELGTEETLLRLGYPLLQRLAVSWKAGSLSLAQERLVAQLLRQELMASADALPLIPLSQAEAPRWLLFLPEGEWQELALLFMNYALRARGRQVLYLGPNLPLADVVAAAHAFKPNVLATVLTSAPARSQVKSFAEELRGQCPGASVVLFGSLAVQTIGLPEGCLPLACLHEFRDLIPFVNQPVEGELIEK from the coding sequence GTGGCTCATTATTCTATCAGCGATTTGGAGCAGCTTTCCGGGGTGAAGGCGCATACCATTCGCATCTGGGAGCAGCGCTACAACCTGCTGAAACCCAGCCGCACTACGACCAACATCCGTACCTACGGTGAGGCTGACCTGCGCCGCCTGCTCAACGTGGCCACGCTCTGTAGCCGGGGCCAGCGCATCTCGCAGGTAGTGCGCCTGAGCGAAGAAGAGTGCCAGGCCGCCGCGCTAGCCCTCTGCAACGAGGTAAAGCCTGCCGACGGCCCGCGCCTTAACGCGCTGCTCGCCGCCACGCTCGACCTCGACGAGCCGGGCCTGCACCGCCTCTTCGACCAAGCTATCGAGGAGCTGGGTACCGAAGAAACCTTGCTTCGGCTAGGCTACCCGCTGCTCCAGCGCCTGGCCGTGTCGTGGAAAGCCGGCTCGCTGAGTCTGGCTCAAGAGCGGCTTGTGGCCCAGCTGCTGCGCCAGGAGCTGATGGCCTCGGCCGACGCGCTGCCGCTCATTCCGCTCTCGCAGGCCGAGGCACCGCGCTGGCTGCTGTTTTTGCCCGAAGGCGAATGGCAAGAGCTGGCCCTGCTGTTTATGAATTACGCCCTGCGCGCTAGGGGCCGGCAGGTGCTTTACCTGGGCCCCAACCTGCCGCTAGCCGATGTGGTGGCCGCCGCCCACGCATTCAAGCCCAACGTATTGGCCACGGTGCTTACGTCGGCGCCCGCCCGCAGCCAGGTCAAGAGCTTTGCCGAAGAACTGCGGGGGCAGTGCCCTGGGGCATCGGTCGTTTTATTCGGGTCGCTGGCCGTGCAGACTATCGGGCTGCCCGAGGGCTGCCTGCCGCTGGCCTGCCTGCACGAATTTCGTGATTTAATTCCGTTTGTAAATCAGCCAGTTGAGGGAGAGTTAATAGAAAAATAA
- a CDS encoding enoyl-CoA hydratase/isomerase family protein codes for MTDYFSPELDTLRFLLYEVQDRLAYITLNRPAKRNALSANVVTELKQAFEQAEADDKVKVIILRAAGEVFCAGADLKYLQELQDNTYQENLADSTHLMQLFHQIYTGKKLVIGQVQGHALAGGCGLAALCDITFAVPEAKFGYTEVKIGFLPAVVSVFLLRRIGEARTKQLLLSGDTITAQQALDYGLITFIADKDQLADTVRSYALRLARENSAHSIEITKEILARLPELALEDGLRYAAERNAAARASDDCRRGIAAFLNKEKIDW; via the coding sequence ATGACCGACTATTTCTCCCCGGAACTGGACACGCTGCGCTTTCTGCTCTATGAAGTGCAGGACCGCCTGGCTTACATCACGCTCAACCGCCCGGCCAAGCGCAATGCACTTAGTGCCAATGTAGTAACCGAGCTAAAGCAGGCATTTGAGCAGGCCGAAGCCGACGATAAGGTCAAGGTTATTATCCTGCGCGCCGCCGGCGAGGTCTTCTGCGCCGGCGCCGACCTCAAGTACCTGCAAGAGCTGCAAGACAATACCTACCAGGAAAACCTGGCCGACAGCACGCACCTCATGCAGCTGTTTCACCAGATTTATACGGGTAAGAAGCTGGTAATCGGGCAGGTGCAGGGCCATGCGCTGGCCGGCGGCTGCGGCCTGGCCGCCCTCTGCGACATCACCTTTGCCGTGCCCGAAGCCAAATTTGGCTACACCGAAGTCAAAATTGGCTTCCTGCCCGCCGTGGTCAGCGTGTTCCTGCTGCGCCGCATTGGCGAGGCCCGCACCAAGCAGCTGCTGCTCAGCGGCGATACTATCACGGCCCAGCAAGCCCTTGACTATGGGCTCATTACGTTTATTGCCGACAAAGACCAGCTGGCCGATACTGTGCGTAGCTACGCCCTGCGGCTAGCCCGCGAGAACTCAGCCCACAGCATCGAAATCACCAAGGAAATCCTGGCCCGCCTGCCCGAGCTAGCCCTCGAAGACGGCCTGCGCTACGCCGCCGAGCGCAACGCCGCCGCCCGCGCCTCCGACGACTGCCGCCGTGGCATCGCCGCGTTTCTGAACAAAGAAAAGATTGACTGGTAA